In a single window of the Flavivirga spongiicola genome:
- a CDS encoding GH92 family glycosyl hydrolase: MKYLITIIIILLSFASCKSNKKTKEKPLQDLTQYVDPQIGSVHGRWFFYTPAARPFGMAKLAPHTNAYNSDGGWGPTGYDNRHTSIEGFGHFHEFQIGGLVFMPTTGALKTIPGSLENPDDGYRSRFEKTTEHAEAGYYNVNLSDYNITVELTATERVGYHRYTFPKTDEAHLIIDIGHKQGESSNVTDAYAQLVNNNEVEGYIETNPEYTKFCDPGKRVKMYFVAKLNKTPIKTGSFVDTLHQQGARSTKGINNGLYLSFAMEQGEVLEIQTGLSYTSITNARLNLEKESKGKNFGTVKNESKAIWNKKLNKIVVEGGEKEDRIKFYTGLYHALLGRGLSSDANGDYPLVDGKIGKTTLDANGNPKYHHYNTDGIWGGFWNLSQVWALAYPDYFSSYIQSNIDFYKDRGWLHDGAANGVFTNGVQTNFQGLLLASAYNVGIRDFDIKTGYKAALKNELEYSGRNLGNGKYDLAYFIKEKYVPYKDTIISNGWVFNFGASHTLEYSFSSYAVAQMAKGMKDYGNYNKLMKLADYYKNLFDPETKFIRPKLENGKFIEDFDPMRGWDGFQEGNAYQFTWYIPHDPAGLIKLIGKPLFNERLETMFNNAQKNMFGGGGEEIHSFSGVEKLYNHGNQPCLHNAWLFNYSGKPWLTQKWTRTICNEFYGTDPLHGYGIGQDEDQGQLGAWYVMASMGLFDVQGHASANTSFQFGSPIFNKITIQLDNKYYPGEDLVIETINQQPNNFYVQSVNFNGSPIKNNWIYRDEIVRGGTLSFTMGPEPNKQWGIEQVPPSMSNEEK; the protein is encoded by the coding sequence ATGAAATATTTAATAACCATAATCATAATTCTTTTAAGCTTTGCAAGCTGCAAGAGTAATAAAAAAACAAAAGAAAAACCATTACAAGACCTTACTCAATATGTAGACCCACAAATAGGTTCTGTACATGGCAGGTGGTTTTTTTATACACCTGCAGCTCGACCATTCGGTATGGCAAAGCTTGCTCCACATACAAATGCTTACAATAGTGATGGAGGCTGGGGACCTACAGGTTATGACAATAGACATACTTCCATTGAAGGATTTGGTCATTTTCATGAATTTCAAATTGGTGGATTAGTCTTTATGCCAACTACTGGAGCGTTAAAAACAATTCCAGGTTCTTTAGAAAATCCTGACGACGGATATAGATCTAGGTTTGAAAAAACTACCGAGCATGCCGAAGCAGGGTACTACAATGTGAATCTTTCAGATTATAATATTACCGTAGAACTTACTGCTACTGAAAGAGTGGGTTACCATCGCTATACATTTCCAAAAACCGATGAAGCTCATCTAATTATAGATATAGGGCACAAACAAGGAGAAAGTAGCAATGTAACTGATGCATATGCACAACTAGTAAATAATAATGAAGTAGAAGGATATATTGAAACAAATCCCGAATACACAAAGTTTTGTGACCCAGGCAAAAGAGTTAAAATGTATTTTGTTGCCAAATTAAATAAAACCCCTATAAAAACTGGGAGTTTTGTTGATACATTGCATCAACAAGGTGCTAGAAGTACAAAAGGAATTAATAATGGACTATACCTTTCTTTTGCTATGGAACAAGGTGAGGTGTTAGAAATTCAGACAGGGCTAAGTTATACTTCAATTACCAATGCTCGTCTAAATTTAGAAAAAGAATCCAAAGGAAAAAACTTTGGTACGGTTAAAAACGAATCTAAAGCTATTTGGAATAAAAAGCTAAACAAAATTGTTGTTGAAGGGGGTGAAAAGGAAGACAGAATTAAATTTTATACTGGATTGTATCATGCTTTATTGGGGCGTGGGTTATCTAGTGATGCTAATGGTGATTATCCTTTGGTAGATGGAAAAATTGGTAAGACTACCTTAGATGCTAATGGTAATCCTAAATATCATCATTATAATACGGATGGGATATGGGGTGGTTTTTGGAACTTGAGCCAAGTATGGGCTTTGGCATATCCTGATTACTTTAGTTCTTATATCCAATCTAATATTGATTTTTACAAAGATAGAGGGTGGTTACATGATGGTGCGGCCAATGGTGTTTTTACCAACGGTGTACAAACCAATTTTCAAGGTTTATTATTAGCATCAGCATACAATGTGGGTATCCGTGATTTTGACATAAAAACGGGATATAAGGCCGCTTTAAAAAATGAACTAGAATATAGCGGACGTAACCTGGGGAATGGAAAATACGATTTGGCTTATTTTATAAAAGAAAAATATGTTCCCTATAAAGATACCATCATATCCAATGGGTGGGTTTTCAATTTTGGAGCATCACATACCTTAGAATACAGCTTTAGCTCCTATGCTGTAGCTCAAATGGCAAAAGGAATGAAAGATTACGGTAATTATAATAAACTCATGAAACTGGCTGACTATTATAAAAACCTTTTTGATCCAGAAACAAAATTCATTAGGCCCAAGCTGGAAAATGGAAAATTCATAGAAGATTTTGACCCTATGAGAGGTTGGGATGGTTTTCAGGAAGGAAATGCCTATCAGTTTACTTGGTATATTCCTCATGACCCAGCGGGCTTAATAAAACTCATAGGAAAGCCTTTATTTAATGAACGTTTGGAGACTATGTTCAATAACGCACAAAAAAATATGTTTGGTGGAGGGGGCGAAGAAATACATAGCTTTTCTGGGGTCGAAAAATTATATAATCACGGTAATCAACCTTGTTTACACAATGCGTGGTTGTTCAATTATTCTGGTAAACCGTGGTTAACGCAAAAATGGACACGAACCATATGTAACGAGTTTTATGGTACTGACCCTTTACATGGATATGGTATAGGTCAAGATGAAGATCAAGGGCAGCTAGGCGCGTGGTACGTAATGGCTTCCATGGGGTTATTTGATGTGCAAGGTCATGCCTCTGCAAACACATCATTTCAATTCGGAAGTCCAATATTCAACAAAATCACAATTCAATTAGATAACAAATATTATCCAGGTGAAGATTTAGTAATAGAAACTATAAATCAACAACCAAATAATTTCTATGTCCAATCTGTAAATTTTAATGGTTCTCCAATTAAGAATAACTGGATATATAGAGATGAAATTGTTAGAGGAGGAACACTATCTTTTACAATGGGACCAGAACCAAATAAACAATGGGGTATAGAACAAGTGCCACCATCAATGTCAAATGAAGAAAAATAA
- a CDS encoding class I mannose-6-phosphate isomerase, which produces MKRKTSQFLLPIEKPNHDKKSYDIYPAFHVKDGSINVGYKTLADKICNEKVIILDGYIGLDWEEISSSLKLSLEDRGLRVIILNISNYLKSEKDISDLVNPFLGGEDPVFGYRADIELNDFFDNMKIDSLKLEESTNTILIYGTGASQLNFDGFLVYFDLPKNELQYRMRANEVANLGFTKGKNPKQMYKHFYFVDWIVLNKEKKKLLPKIDIIVDKQRSRNLCWMTGELLRQELNNMSKKYFRVRPWFESGVWGGQWIREKIHDLSQDVPNYAWSFEMIVPENGLLFESEGKLLEVSFDMLMFQEQENILGKAAKRFGDEFPIRFDFLDTFQGGNLSVQCHPKPDYIKKEFGENFTQDETYYILDAEDDAEVYLGFQNDIDETKFKKALEHSYETKETLDVESYVQKLPAKKHDLFLIPHGTIHCSGTNNMVLEISATPYIFTFKMYDWLRMDLDGNPRPMNIDRAFENLNFERKGQNVQDTLISKPIVENSGDDWKKIHLPTHPDHFYDVYRYEFEDKIHIDTKQQCHVLMLVEGETIELNVNEDKRTFHYAETFAIPAAAKNYTLINTGNKQAKVIVSFVKENAC; this is translated from the coding sequence ATGAAACGAAAAACCAGCCAATTTCTGTTACCTATAGAAAAGCCAAATCATGATAAAAAAAGCTATGATATTTATCCAGCCTTTCATGTTAAAGATGGTTCAATTAATGTTGGGTATAAAACACTAGCAGATAAAATATGTAATGAAAAAGTTATAATTCTTGATGGTTATATTGGTTTAGACTGGGAAGAGATTAGTTCTTCTTTGAAACTAAGTCTTGAAGATCGAGGATTGCGCGTAATAATACTAAATATTTCCAATTATTTAAAATCAGAAAAGGACATCTCAGATTTGGTAAATCCATTTTTAGGAGGGGAAGATCCCGTTTTTGGTTATAGAGCAGATATAGAATTAAACGATTTTTTTGATAATATGAAAATTGATTCATTAAAGTTAGAGGAAAGCACAAATACAATTCTTATTTATGGTACTGGTGCTAGTCAATTAAATTTTGATGGGTTTTTAGTTTATTTTGATTTACCAAAAAATGAACTCCAGTATAGAATGCGGGCAAATGAAGTAGCCAACTTAGGATTTACAAAAGGCAAAAATCCAAAACAGATGTATAAGCATTTCTATTTTGTAGATTGGATTGTATTGAATAAAGAAAAGAAAAAATTGCTACCAAAAATTGATATTATTGTTGATAAGCAAAGGTCTAGAAACCTATGCTGGATGACTGGTGAATTATTGAGACAAGAACTCAACAATATGTCAAAAAAATACTTTCGTGTACGACCTTGGTTTGAATCTGGTGTTTGGGGTGGCCAATGGATTAGAGAAAAAATACATGATTTAAGTCAGGATGTTCCAAACTATGCTTGGTCTTTTGAAATGATAGTTCCAGAAAATGGTTTGTTATTTGAGAGTGAAGGAAAGCTTTTAGAAGTTTCTTTTGATATGTTGATGTTTCAGGAACAAGAAAATATATTGGGAAAAGCAGCAAAAAGATTTGGTGATGAATTCCCAATCCGGTTCGATTTTTTAGATACTTTTCAAGGTGGTAATTTATCTGTTCAATGTCATCCAAAACCAGATTATATTAAAAAAGAGTTTGGAGAAAATTTTACACAAGACGAAACTTATTATATTCTTGATGCCGAAGATGATGCAGAAGTGTATCTGGGTTTTCAAAACGATATTGATGAAACCAAATTTAAGAAAGCTCTTGAACATAGCTATGAAACCAAAGAAACTCTTGACGTAGAGAGTTATGTTCAAAAACTTCCTGCAAAAAAGCATGATCTTTTTTTGATACCTCACGGTACAATACATTGCTCTGGCACTAACAATATGGTTTTAGAAATCAGTGCTACACCTTATATTTTCACCTTTAAAATGTATGACTGGCTGCGTATGGATTTGGATGGCAATCCAAGACCCATGAACATTGACCGTGCTTTTGAAAACTTGAATTTTGAAAGGAAAGGACAAAATGTACAAGACACCTTAATATCTAAACCAATAGTGGAGAATTCTGGTGATGATTGGAAAAAAATTCATCTACCAACACATCCAGATCATTTTTATGATGTATATAGATATGAATTTGAGGATAAGATACATATTGATACAAAACAGCAATGTCACGTGCTTATGTTAGTTGAAGGAGAAACTATTGAACTTAATGTCAATGAAGATAAACGGACCTTTCATTATGCTGAAACTTTTGCCATACCAGCAGCAGCAAAAAATTACACATTAATTAATACAGGAAATAAGCAAGCAAAAGTAATTGTCTCTTTTGTTAAAGAAAATGCATGTTAA
- a CDS encoding GH92 family glycosyl hydrolase produces MRKKLIFLLILGVISNYSFAQKILWQIGESDNSGNEFALAPSSYDKFLEKDFGWEDRSFVIGYSKIDKDFPYVLPGAIDYWGGTSGLAGIRPHQLNLLFSIAKKPKKGNWKLSIDILDCSPEDPPFFKVSINGKPWKFRLKKGKNSNALNGKTKGSHEQKIEIDINPELINKGGNKIQLTSLEGSWLVFDQIKLEAPKRACLLKPSNIFIKNIRPANYELQENESRIQPLLLEVQHLEGTPKLEVLLDKKKIFEKTIEHGMQILEVPMPAISTSKMSCYEILVDGKTIQEGKIQRALQKRNKLIDYVDTKIGTGHSRWMIAPGPWMPFGMVKISPDNQNKGWQAGYQPTFESIGTFSHVHEWTMAGLGTFPTNGPLITKVGNQGEPDKGYRSRIDKTTEKAPLGYYSALLSDYNIKAELTATTRCSFQRYTYPKDISDSRILVDLKIPSEYTYHIQEAHFEKINDYKIVGYSKHMSESVWGEHYYRSKMVENGDEKRAWDDIKQEYTIHFVMEFDQPIKDFGVWTEIKNKDRDDTSSISKSSKFTIENPDDIVAFIEFDTSENQIVQTRTGISYVSIENANLNLEEEIVKPFNWSFEKVRENQEKTWGDLLQRVLITSDNKMEKTRFYSNMYRALVSRNIFSDVDGSWIDATERKQQFKNSKDVALGCDAFWNTFWNLNQFWNLVTPEWSSKWVKSQLAMYNTNGWLAKGPAGIEYIPVMVAEHEIPLIVSTYQMGIRDYDVDKAFEATYKMQTTIGEQIGNGYAGNRDLVTYLKHKYVPYNKGRFSNTMEYSFDDFAVSQFAKSLGKKTAYNEFIDRAYWWKNAIDSTIGFARLKHSDGTWFKNFDPITSGGNHQYAEGNAWQLTFFVPQDIPALAKIIGNEEFAKRLDDGFNISRNWRYNAPNEKYWDFPVIQGNQQSMHFSFLFNWVKKPWLTQKWNRDILDRFYGFGISNAYLGDEDQGQMSGWFLMSSLGLFQTDGGTRTEPIYEIGSPLYEKIVIDLGNRYSRGKTFTIVAKNTSFNNKYVQSAILNGKELKNFWFPSNELLKGGKLELIMGSKPNMSWGTNALPKSPK; encoded by the coding sequence ATGAGAAAAAAATTAATCTTCTTACTTATACTTGGTGTAATATCAAACTATTCTTTTGCACAAAAAATACTGTGGCAAATAGGAGAGTCGGATAATAGCGGAAACGAATTTGCATTGGCACCTTCAAGCTATGATAAGTTTCTTGAAAAAGATTTTGGATGGGAAGACCGCAGTTTTGTTATTGGTTATTCGAAAATAGACAAAGATTTTCCCTATGTTTTGCCAGGAGCAATAGATTATTGGGGAGGAACATCAGGATTGGCAGGAATTCGCCCTCATCAATTAAACCTATTATTTAGTATTGCAAAGAAACCCAAAAAAGGAAATTGGAAACTTAGTATAGATATTTTAGATTGTAGCCCTGAAGATCCCCCATTTTTTAAAGTATCAATTAATGGTAAACCCTGGAAGTTTAGACTCAAAAAAGGAAAAAACTCCAACGCCTTAAATGGAAAAACAAAAGGTAGTCACGAACAAAAAATAGAAATAGATATTAACCCCGAACTTATAAACAAAGGGGGCAACAAAATTCAATTAACTTCTTTAGAAGGCAGTTGGTTAGTATTTGATCAGATTAAGTTAGAAGCTCCAAAACGAGCATGCTTACTTAAACCTTCAAATATATTTATCAAAAATATACGACCTGCAAACTACGAATTACAAGAAAACGAATCAAGAATACAACCTCTTTTATTGGAAGTACAACATTTGGAAGGAACTCCGAAGCTAGAAGTTTTGTTAGATAAAAAAAAGATATTTGAAAAAACAATAGAGCACGGAATGCAAATTTTAGAAGTACCTATGCCAGCTATAAGTACATCGAAAATGAGTTGCTATGAAATTCTTGTAGATGGGAAAACAATTCAAGAAGGAAAAATTCAAAGAGCACTACAAAAACGCAATAAACTTATAGACTATGTAGATACCAAAATAGGAACCGGTCATTCTAGATGGATGATTGCACCGGGTCCATGGATGCCATTTGGCATGGTTAAAATTTCTCCTGACAATCAAAATAAAGGTTGGCAAGCGGGATATCAACCTACTTTTGAAAGTATTGGAACTTTTAGTCATGTGCATGAATGGACAATGGCTGGTCTAGGGACATTTCCAACAAACGGTCCGCTCATTACAAAAGTTGGAAACCAAGGAGAACCTGATAAGGGGTATCGCTCGCGTATAGACAAGACTACAGAAAAAGCCCCATTAGGTTATTACTCAGCTCTATTAAGTGATTATAATATAAAAGCAGAACTGACTGCTACCACAAGATGTAGCTTCCAACGTTACACCTACCCAAAAGACATTTCTGACTCAAGAATATTGGTTGACCTTAAAATACCTTCTGAATATACATACCATATTCAAGAAGCGCATTTTGAAAAAATTAATGATTATAAAATTGTAGGTTATAGCAAACACATGTCCGAATCTGTTTGGGGAGAACACTACTACCGAAGTAAAATGGTAGAAAATGGAGATGAAAAAAGAGCGTGGGATGACATAAAACAAGAATATACAATTCATTTTGTAATGGAATTTGACCAGCCAATAAAAGATTTTGGAGTATGGACGGAAATAAAAAATAAAGATAGAGATGACACAAGCAGTATTAGCAAATCTTCAAAATTTACAATTGAAAACCCAGATGATATTGTCGCTTTTATTGAATTTGACACTTCAGAAAATCAAATAGTACAAACTAGAACAGGTATCTCTTATGTAAGCATAGAAAATGCCAATTTGAATTTAGAAGAAGAAATAGTAAAGCCTTTTAATTGGAGCTTTGAAAAAGTTAGAGAAAATCAAGAAAAAACTTGGGGAGATTTATTACAGAGAGTTCTAATTACGAGTGACAATAAAATGGAGAAAACCAGATTTTACTCCAATATGTATAGAGCACTAGTTAGTAGAAACATCTTTAGTGATGTGGATGGTAGTTGGATAGATGCTACAGAAAGGAAACAACAGTTTAAAAACTCAAAAGATGTTGCCTTAGGTTGTGATGCTTTTTGGAATACATTTTGGAACCTTAACCAATTTTGGAATTTAGTTACGCCAGAGTGGTCTTCAAAATGGGTAAAATCTCAGTTAGCAATGTATAACACTAACGGCTGGCTGGCTAAAGGACCGGCAGGAATAGAATATATTCCAGTAATGGTTGCAGAACATGAAATACCATTAATTGTAAGTACTTATCAAATGGGTATTAGAGATTATGATGTTGACAAAGCCTTTGAAGCTACCTACAAAATGCAAACAACAATAGGAGAACAAATTGGAAATGGCTATGCTGGAAATAGAGATTTAGTCACTTATTTGAAACATAAATATGTTCCCTATAACAAGGGTCGTTTTTCTAATACTATGGAATATTCTTTTGATGATTTCGCAGTGTCTCAATTTGCAAAATCTTTAGGTAAAAAAACGGCATATAATGAGTTTATAGATAGAGCATATTGGTGGAAAAATGCTATTGATTCTACTATTGGTTTCGCAAGATTAAAACATTCAGACGGTACTTGGTTCAAAAATTTTGATCCCATTACAAGTGGAGGAAACCATCAGTACGCAGAAGGAAACGCATGGCAACTCACTTTTTTTGTTCCACAGGACATACCTGCACTGGCCAAAATAATTGGAAATGAAGAATTTGCTAAGCGATTGGACGACGGCTTTAATATAAGTCGTAATTGGAGGTACAACGCCCCAAATGAAAAGTATTGGGATTTTCCTGTAATCCAAGGAAATCAACAATCCATGCACTTCTCATTTCTATTTAACTGGGTTAAAAAACCGTGGTTGACCCAAAAATGGAATCGAGATATTTTAGATAGATTTTATGGTTTTGGTATTTCTAATGCCTACCTAGGAGACGAAGATCAGGGGCAAATGAGCGGGTGGTTTTTAATGTCTTCACTAGGGTTGTTTCAAACCGATGGAGGTACAAGAACAGAGCCTATATACGAAATAGGAAGCCCATTATATGAAAAAATAGTAATAGACTTAGGTAATCGATACAGTCGTGGAAAAACTTTTACCATAGTAGCAAAAAACACATCATTTAATAATAAATATGTGCAAAGTGCTATACTAAATGGAAAAGAATTGAAAAATTTTTGGTTTCCTTCAAATGAACTTTTAAAGGGAGGAAAATTAGAATTAATAATGGGTTCTAAACCTAACATGTCATGGGGTACAAACGCTTTACCTAAAAGCCCAAAATAA
- a CDS encoding sugar porter family MFS transporter encodes MKNNVTFLALIAALGGFLFGYDTAIISGTIGFVKTQFDLNTVMEGWYVSSALVGTILGVLVAGVLSDKFGRKNILILSGLFFALSAIGCAISGSFNELVVYRLLGGMGVGVASMLSPLYISEIAPAKNRGRLVALYQLAITLGILVAYFTNAYLLSLSNSESLIDSTGMTNKIFVSQVWRAMLGSETIPAIIFLLLLFVIPKSPRWLAMKGKKEQAKNTLLRFVNEEEADNEIKNVEGVLAKESGGIKAVFSGPFKLAMTIGILLALLSQVTGINAIIYYGPKILEEGGLQLGDALGGQVVIGIVNVLFTFIALWKIDNLGRRPLLIYGVIGIMASLIMIGLLFYFEVNNTYLLMTFILTFIACFAFSFGPVVWVLLSEIYPLKIRGAAMSVATMAVWVGTTFVGQMTPWFLENLKAHGTFWLFAVCMIPALYLTIKVIPETKGKTLEEIENYWLAKKKN; translated from the coding sequence ATGAAAAACAATGTAACTTTTCTTGCATTAATTGCCGCCTTGGGGGGCTTTTTATTTGGATATGATACCGCCATCATTTCAGGCACAATCGGGTTTGTAAAAACTCAATTCGATCTAAATACCGTTATGGAAGGTTGGTACGTAAGTTCAGCCCTTGTTGGTACTATTTTAGGCGTTTTAGTTGCTGGAGTTCTCAGTGACAAATTTGGAAGGAAAAATATCTTAATCCTGTCCGGACTATTTTTTGCACTTTCGGCAATAGGGTGTGCCATATCAGGTTCATTTAACGAACTAGTAGTCTATAGACTCCTTGGAGGTATGGGAGTTGGTGTAGCTTCAATGCTATCGCCTTTGTATATTTCTGAAATCGCACCAGCTAAAAATAGAGGGAGGCTCGTTGCTCTTTATCAACTTGCAATTACCTTAGGAATTCTTGTAGCCTATTTTACCAACGCATATTTATTAAGCCTTTCCAACTCCGAAAGTTTAATAGATAGTACTGGTATGACTAACAAAATATTTGTATCTCAAGTTTGGCGGGCAATGCTAGGTAGTGAAACAATTCCCGCTATTATATTTTTACTACTACTCTTTGTTATTCCAAAAAGCCCTCGTTGGTTAGCTATGAAAGGAAAAAAGGAACAGGCGAAAAACACTTTATTACGTTTTGTAAATGAAGAAGAGGCCGATAACGAAATTAAGAATGTAGAAGGAGTCCTTGCCAAAGAATCAGGAGGCATTAAGGCTGTTTTTTCAGGACCTTTTAAACTAGCTATGACAATCGGAATTTTGTTAGCCCTATTAAGTCAAGTAACAGGTATTAACGCTATTATATACTACGGTCCAAAAATTCTGGAAGAAGGCGGGTTGCAGTTGGGCGATGCTCTTGGCGGTCAAGTTGTTATAGGTATCGTTAATGTGTTGTTCACTTTCATTGCTCTTTGGAAGATTGACAATTTAGGTAGAAGACCATTGCTGATATATGGTGTTATTGGTATAATGGCTTCCTTAATAATGATAGGTTTATTGTTCTATTTTGAAGTAAATAACACCTACCTTTTAATGACTTTTATACTTACTTTTATTGCCTGCTTTGCATTTTCTTTTGGACCTGTTGTTTGGGTATTACTTTCTGAAATATATCCGCTAAAAATAAGAGGTGCTGCCATGTCGGTTGCTACAATGGCTGTTTGGGTTGGAACTACATTTGTAGGGCAAATGACCCCTTGGTTTTTAGAAAATTTGAAGGCCCATGGAACTTTTTGGCTTTTTGCTGTTTGCATGATTCCAGCATTGTATCTAACCATTAAAGTAATACCTGAAACTAAAGGCAAAACTTTGGAAGAAATAGAGAATTACTGGTTAGCAAAAAAAAAGAATTGA